The window CTATGGTATGCACTATCGTTACAGATAAGTATTCGATATCGCTAACGATTCGAGGCTCAAAACGGCCCGGCTGCCCGATTTCAGGGCAATGCGGCTGGACGCGTTAGTCATTTCCAGTACCGTGGAAATCGAGGCTAGTCCATCCTCCGCCCGGCCGAGCAGCAGATAGATCGGCGGCAGAATTCGATAAGTGGGAATCTCGTCGAGGAATACCGCACATGCCTCTCCACGGCGTGTGAGGCAGTGCTCAAGCTCGTTCTGTGCCTCTGGGAATGCCCCCATCTCCAGGTACGCACGCCCCAAGCCATTTCGGCCGAGCCAGGAGTCAGCGAATCGCTGAGCGTCCGTGAACTGTGCCAGGGCTGCACGTGCATCGCGTCGCGCGAGCGCTACTTCACCGCGAACCAACCTTGCCAGCATCTGCGGCTCTGGCCCATAACGACGGTCGAGATCATCGGCTATAGTCAAAGCTGCATTCTCGTCTCTTGCAGTGGCGTGCACAATGGCAGCGCTGAACATGATGGTGTCAACTCTGCTCGTCGCCAACGCCTGCCTGGCCATCATTAGTGCCTGACCACGCGATCCTTCGAGGAGATGAACCGTCGCCAGCACGGCCATTTTGTGTGCCGCATCCTCGGTTTCCTTTCTGCCCATATCAACGTCAATCGATTTCGTGAGAATCGACTTGGCGTCCGCCGTTCTCCCCTGATAGATCGCAAGATCAGCCCTGCCAAGCGCAGCCGTCGATGCGGCGTCGGGGCCAAGCTCCGCCAACTTAGCCCAAATGGCCTCCGCTTGCTCGGGTTGCCCGAGCGCAAGGTAGGAGAGACCCAGGCACACATGGGCCGCCTTATACTTGGGATTCATCGTGAGGACACGCGCAGACTCGTTGACTGCGGTGTCGAAGTCTGAGGCATACATGGCATATAGGGCTAGGTTGGCACGGGAGAGAACGTGCTTTGGGAAGATCTCGACGGCGCGGCGGCCCGACTCGAGCGCTCGTGCCATGTCACGTTTGTACAAGTAGGCAATTGCGAGGTTGCTCAGGCCGACGTTGTCGGCAGGGTAGGACTTCGTTAAGTTACCGAATTCCTCGACCGCTTGATCAGGCTGTCGCGTCACCAGGTAGTAGATTCCTCGTGTGCGGTACTTCTCCCGCTCGCTCATCCTGGCAATGCGTGCCATGGCCTGTTTGAGGTAGTTCTCTGCTTCCTCCCTGTGGGATAAGTTCGCCGCGATCGCCGCGAGTCCCACATAGGCGCGACCCAGGTCCCGGTCGAGTGCCAGCGCCTTCTGGTACCATTGAATCGCTTCATCATATTGGCCCGACCACTGTAGCTCCTGGGCCATGGAATAATCGTGCGCGGCTTCCAAGGAGTTCGCAGTGAATGTCTCGGCACGTGCCAGTTCTGTCGATTCCGGTGTCGCTTCGCCAAGCGCGCGACGGAGTCTTGCTGCAAGCTTCACAACGGAAGCCAGAACCATGTCCTTGTTGGATGCCCTGATCGCATCGACAAACATGGCTTTACCGGTCATCCCATCGATGGCCTTGATCGAAATCTCATAGCCGCCTGACTTCGCCACCATTCCCGTGGTGACGATGTTGATCCCCTCACGGACAGCC of the Terriglobia bacterium genome contains:
- a CDS encoding protein kinase, which codes for MGEVYKARDRRLDRTVVLKVLKTAASSSADLRLRFEREARAIAALSHPHICILHDIGSQEGIDFLVMEYLDGQTLAERLAGGPLQIDQALQFGIQIADALAVAHKQGIIHRDLKPGNVMLTKTGAKLLDFGLAKLKNQGPTGGELQSSLPTQAAATVTQKGTILGTLAYMAPEQLEGKDSDARSDLFAFGAVLYEMLTGALAFEGTSQASIITAIMSSEPPPVSSRQPLTPPALDRLVQRCLAKNPDDRWDSAHDVADELRWITDAGTLPRTARAGLPDRDRTRGRIFRKVAIGAMVATAILAATLGIWYIHQRQITPSRPVSAVSVLVADFVNRTGDAVFDGTLAPAFSVAIEGASFVTCYSQASARRLALQMKPDMTVLDESLARLVAVREGINIVTTGMVAKSGGYEISIKAIDGMTGKAMFVDAIRASNKDMVLASVVKLAARLRRALGEATPESTELARAETFTANSLEAAHDYSMAQELQWSGQYDEAIQWYQKALALDRDLGRAYVGLAAIAANLSHREEAENYLKQAMARIARMSEREKYRTRGIYYLVTRQPDQAVEEFGNLTKSYPADNVGLSNLAIAYLYKRDMARALESGRRAVEIFPKHVLSRANLALYAMYASDFDTAVNESARVLTMNPKYKAAHVCLGLSYLALGQPEQAEAIWAKLAELGPDAASTAALGRADLAIYQGRTADAKSILTKSIDVDMGRKETEDAAHKMAVLATVHLLEGSRGQALMMARQALATSRVDTIMFSAAIVHATARDENAALTIADDLDRRYGPEPQMLARLVRGEVALARRDARAALAQFTDAQRFADSWLGRNGLGRAYLEMGAFPEAQNELEHCLTRRGEACAVFLDEIPTYRILPPIYLLLGRAEDGLASISTVLEMTNASSRIALKSGSRAVLSLESLAISNTYL